TAGTTTTGGTGAATACTGAGCTAGAAATCCATAATTTATGGCATGATTTTAAATCTAATAAAAATAATAATTGGGTTCTAAAGGATGTTAATTTTTCTCTAAGACCTGGAGAATTAGTTGGTTTGCTTGGTCCTTCTGGTTGTGGAAAAACCACTCTTTTAAGGCTAATAGCAGGTTTTGAAAAGCCTAAACGTGGATTTATAAAAAAAAATGGGCAAATAATCTCTGATAATCATTATCTTCTTTCTCCTGAGAGAAGACAAATAGGGATGGTTTTTCAAGACTATGCTCTTTTCCCTCATCTAAATGTTTGGGATAATGTTTGCTTTGGCATAAACAAGAAAGAACAATCTATAAAAAGAGCGCACTGGTTACTTAATTTATTGGATATTTATGAGTTTAAAAATAGATATCCTCACGAACTTTCAGGAGGGCAAAGTCAAAGAGTTGCATTAGCAAGAGCCCTAGCGCCTGGTTCTTCTTTGGTTTTACTTGATGAACCTTTTTGTTCTTTAGATGTTGAAGTGAGGTCTAGATTACGGTCAGAACTCTCTTCTGTTTTAAAATCCTGCTCTGCATCTGCAATTTTAGTCACTCACGATCCTCATGAAGCATTAGCTATTTGTGATCGGGTGGCTGTATTAAGAAGAGGTGAAATTCAGCAATATACAACTCCATTTGAAATGGTTTCAAACCCATTGAATGATTTTGTAGGTCAATTTGTATTGCAAAAAAATATTTTGCCTATTCGATACATTAATGAATCCTATTGTACGTGTATTGGTAAATTGAATTTCCATTACCATACATCGATTTCATCAGAATCTGTTTGTATGTTCGATAAAAACTCTATTAGGATTAAAGCCTGTGCAAATAATGGCTTCACAGTTATAGCAAAAGAATATCGTATTAATCATTATGTCTATACTGTAATTAAAGATGGTCTGAAATTAAGATCAGAGATGAGCTTGGATACAAAATTATCTATTGGAGATAAATGCAAAGTTGAAACAATTCATGAGAAAAATTTTGTAGTCTTACCAGAAAATATTAAATCTAATTTTTAAATAGTTAATTTCTTAATTAAATTCTATTTATTCTTTTTGACGCAATTGAGATTCATTATCAAATAAATTAATTTTAAATTTTTAATTACCAACAACAATATGATACAAAAAGAGTTATGATTTGATTGGAAAATAAATTATTTTTTGCGTTCTTTGATTTAGCTTTTCTTGTGATGCATTCAGCTACATCCTCTTCAATAGGTCTTAACGTGGGTCCTTCAGGGCGTGCAGTTGCACAGCCTATGGATGTTGATCTTCTTGAGTCTCTTTATCAACATACTTCTCTTGAGAGGGTTTCAAGTGCACAATATTTAGCTATGTCCCTATGGTTCCTAGAAAGAGAACTAAGAGGATTTGCTTCTTTTTTCAAGAAAGAGTCTTTATCTGAGCAAGAGCATGGATTTATCTTCGCTAAATATATGATCGCTAGAGGACAAACTGTCAAACTTGATGAAGTAACTAAACCAATACAAGAATGGAAGACTGTTCAGGAGTTAGTTACTTTGTCCTTTCAAATGGAGGCTGACGTAACAACTTCTGTTCAACAACTTTATTCATTGGCAGAGAGATCAAACGATACTCGCACTACGGTATTCCTTGATCCGGTAATAGACGAGCAAATTAAATCAGAAGATGAAATGGCTTACCTACTTGGTAAAGTTAATTTTGCAAATAATGATCCTTCTGCATTGTTCATTATTGATAATGAATTAAATATAAAATAAGTTCTATTATTGAAATTATAGTTGTTGATAAGTGCTAGATCTTCTAGTTAGCTCTAATAGAAACTCAAAAGACAAGCCCTGAGAATATTTGAACATACTTTCAGAAATGTTTAAAATTTTTAATCTATTTTTATTTAATCTATCAAGTTCTAAATATAATCTTTTTGATAAAGTTTTGTTATGACAAGTCTTTAGCGATCTATTTATATTTTTTGATCTATTTTTTATATACTCTATTTCTTTGCAGAGTGACAAAACAACAGATTCGGAGCAGGTAAAGAAATTTTTATTCATTATTTATTATGCTGTTAATGGTGATGACTCAATGAATTCAGGAGAAAGACTTAGAGTTGGATCACCTGATGGAGCTTTTAGTAAATCTGCTGTTCTCAGCCTTGAAATTAAACGAGTAGAAGTAACTCTTGTTGATCCAATTAACTCCCCAATTCTTTCATGAGTAAGTCTGAAAGGTAATTGGCACCAATCACCACATCTTCTTCCAAGTCGGTTAACTAATAAAGCAAATAAAGCTTGAAGCCTTTGTTCAGCATTGCCCAAATGCCTAATCCTTAGAAGCTGAAGAGTCCACTCATTTACAGCGTCATATCCTCCAGCTTCTACTGATGTCTCAGCATCACTTACAAAGCATAGTGGCGTTAAAGCTTCTACACATACACCTTCACTACAAAGCCTGTCTGTTCTTAATTGGTCGCCTGACTGCAAAAAAGCCAAGGTCATTCCTTCTGTCTCTTCACATGGGCAATAGACTCGAGCTATTCCATCCAAAACTTCCAAGCAAGTATCTCCTCTTCTTGAGGAAGG
This is a stretch of genomic DNA from Prochlorococcus marinus str. MIT 0912. It encodes these proteins:
- a CDS encoding ferritin, with amino-acid sequence MHSATSSSIGLNVGPSGRAVAQPMDVDLLESLYQHTSLERVSSAQYLAMSLWFLERELRGFASFFKKESLSEQEHGFIFAKYMIARGQTVKLDEVTKPIQEWKTVQELVTLSFQMEADVTTSVQQLYSLAERSNDTRTTVFLDPVIDEQIKSEDEMAYLLGKVNFANNDPSALFIIDNELNIK
- a CDS encoding ABC transporter ATP-binding protein: MNTELEIHNLWHDFKSNKNNNWVLKDVNFSLRPGELVGLLGPSGCGKTTLLRLIAGFEKPKRGFIKKNGQIISDNHYLLSPERRQIGMVFQDYALFPHLNVWDNVCFGINKKEQSIKRAHWLLNLLDIYEFKNRYPHELSGGQSQRVALARALAPGSSLVLLDEPFCSLDVEVRSRLRSELSSVLKSCSASAILVTHDPHEALAICDRVAVLRRGEIQQYTTPFEMVSNPLNDFVGQFVLQKNILPIRYINESYCTCIGKLNFHYHTSISSESVCMFDKNSIRIKACANNGFTVIAKEYRINHYVYTVIKDGLKLRSEMSLDTKLSIGDKCKVETIHEKNFVVLPENIKSNF
- a CDS encoding Crp/Fnr family transcriptional regulator, with product MSFRSYAETPSSAVRMATGQSVLIDPSSRRGDTCLEVLDGIARVYCPCEETEGMTLAFLQSGDQLRTDRLCSEGVCVEALTPLCFVSDAETSVEAGGYDAVNEWTLQLLRIRHLGNAEQRLQALFALLVNRLGRRCGDWCQLPFRLTHERIGELIGSTRVTSTRLISRLRTADLLKAPSGDPTLSLSPEFIESSPLTA